The DNA sequence TTATGCTTCATCCCATGGCTTCGGGCATATGACTCGCTGCCTGGCGATCATCGAGAAAATTTTGGAGACGACCGATCATCTGATTTATCTCGCGAGCGGCGTCTATCAGAACAGCTTCGCCCGCGTGTACCTCGCGCGTTTCGGCGACCGCGTGACCTACAGGGACATCCGCACCGAGGTCGGCCTCGTCAATAAGGACAACAGTCTCCAGGTCGACATACCGCGTCTCGAGCACGAGCTGACCGATTTCATGGCCGGGTGGGATACCGCTGTTGCTGCGGAAGTCGCCATTCTGCGCGATCTGCCCGTCGCCTGCGTCATCAGTGACATCAGCGTCATTGGCATTCAAGTGGGGGAACAATTGGGTGTGCGCAATATCGGCATCGCCAACTTCACTTGGTGCGAGCAGTACGAGTTCCTTGGCCTTTCCGAAACCTTTATCGCCCGTTTCAGGGAAGTCTACGCCAAACTCGACCTCCTCATTGAATACGACCTGATGCTGCCGGCACCCGAACTGACTGTCCCAAGAAAACAGATCGGCTTCATCTGCCGCCGCTTCGATCCCGACCGCATCGCAGCCATCAAAGCTCAATACGGCCCGAGCATATTCATCACTTGCGGCAAATCCGCCAGCCTGCTGAATATCCAAATCGCCAACTGGAACGGCACCATCTTCGCCACAAGCGGCATCAACATCACCGCTACCGGCAACGCCACCGTCGTCCAGCTTCCCGTCGAAACTTTCGATACCCACAACTACCTCGCCGCCAGCGACATCGTCATCGCCAAAGCCGGCTGGGGAACGATATCGGAGGCCTTGCTTTCAAAAAGGAACCTGGTGCTGATCGATAGGGAAGGCGTATTGGAAGATACCGAAAACATCGAAGAACTGAAGCTTAGAGGC is a window from the Trichococcus shcherbakoviae genome containing:
- a CDS encoding glycosyltransferase, which produces MNNQYLAFYASSHGFGHMTRCLAIIEKILETTDHLIYLASGVYQNSFARVYLARFGDRVTYRDIRTEVGLVNKDNSLQVDIPRLEHELTDFMAGWDTAVAAEVAILRDLPVACVISDISVIGIQVGEQLGVRNIGIANFTWCEQYEFLGLSETFIARFREVYAKLDLLIEYDLMLPAPELTVPRKQIGFICRRFDPDRIAAIKAQYGPSIFITCGKSASLLNIQIANWNGTIFATSGINITATGNATVVQLPVETFDTHNYLAASDIVIAKAGWGTISEALLSKRNLVLIDREGVLEDTENIEELKLRGVAVSIEETDLARIDMQAITDLVADNIIRENLDAYENAVGDIIRAL